One window from the genome of Alnus glutinosa chromosome 13, dhAlnGlut1.1, whole genome shotgun sequence encodes:
- the LOC133853880 gene encoding uncharacterized protein LOC133853880, with amino-acid sequence MWDNCSFKYKIMPTRRLPPCDFNHDPCPDEYGEGELPPPPPPPPYNDGIHPALIQFIVDTTRHLSEAISRIPQPNERAEPIGCSLRDFASYHFQSFEGTEGPNATEAWLTDIDVLFNTLGYTNEQKVRFIALQLTGEAGRWWNARKVLLEDEMVITWEMFKVEYNRRFFPRAQRQLRAIEFKNLVQGNMTVEQYSARFMELARFAANLIPNEESKAERFKNGLNPRIKERVISLEIKDYARLVEVASLAERGIRESATAYDLKKCSKQQMTHPAKRLAIGSGSKPTMGKNFLAIIKNQSAISSKCSRTHKGDCRQGTSTCFKCGKPRHFLKDCPMNAAGGTKSQGSGTQVQVYYLTPRGVEEEKNEGEEENMNVVTGTIPLFDKLASTLFDSGATHSFISSTYVKLCSMITQPLNQNIIVSTPAGDVVTCRKLIENCPIVIRDRVLPANLTGKLSSASNAKPEGEHKLEDIPVVCDYPDVFVEVTIGLPPDLEIDFTIDLMPETQPIRKAPYRMALSELKELKKQLEDLANRGFIHPSVSPWGVPVLFVRKKDGSLRLSIDYRKLNRVTIKNKYPMPRIDDLFDQLKEAIVFSKIDL; translated from the exons ATGTGGGATAACTGTTCctttaaatacaaaatcatgCCTACTAGACGCCTCCCTCCCTGTGACTTTAACCATGACCCATGCCCCGATGAATATGGTGAAGGAGAGCTgccaccaccacctccaccaccaccatacAATGATGGAATACACCCAGCTTTAATACAATTCATAGTTGACACCACTAGACACCTTAGTGAAGCAATATCACGAATTCCACAACCTAACGAACGAGCCGAACCCATAGGTTGTTCATTACGTGATTTTGCTAGTTATCATTTTCAAAGTTTTGAAGGAACTGAAGGGCCAAACGCCACTGAAGCATGGCTCACAGATATAGATGTGCTATTTAATACTCTCGGCTACACAAACGAGCAGAAAGTTCGGTTCATTGCACTGCAACTGACAGGTGAAGCTGGGAGATGGTGGAATGCAAGGAAAGTACTACTCGAGGACGAGATGGTGATTACTTGGGAGATGTTTAAAGTGGAATACAACCGGCGCTTTTTCCCTAGAGCTCAGAGGCAACTTCGGGCAATAGAATTCAAAAATCTTGTTCAAGGTAATATGACCGTAGAACAATATTCCGCCAGATTTATGGAGTTAGCCAGGTTTGCGGCCAACCTTATTCCTAATGAAGAATCGAAGGCAGAACGATTCAAGAATGGCCTCAACCCTCGCATCAAGGAGAGGGTAATCAGCTTGGAAATAAAGGACTACGCCAGATTGGTAGAAGTTGCATCACTAGCTGAAAGAGGAATACGAGAATCGGCAACGGCTTATGACCTGAAGAAATGTTCAAAGCAACAGATGACACACCCAGCCAAGAGGCTAGCCATTGGAAGCGGTTCCAAACCCACCATGGGTAAGAACTTCCTGGCAATAATCAAGAATCAGAGTGCTATTTCCAGCAAGTGCTCAAGAACACACAAAGGGGATTGTAGGCAAGGAACATCAACTTGCTTTAAATGTGGTAAGCCCAGACATTTTCTGAAGGATTGCCCTATGAATGCTGCTGGAGGAACGAAATCCCAAGGAAGCGGAACACAAGTACAGGTATATTATCTCACGCCTAGaggagtagaagaagaaaaaaatgaaggtgaagaagaaaatatgaATGTGGTGACTGGTACCATCCCTTTATTCGATAAATTAGCAAGTACTCTTTTTGATTCTGGTGCCACGCATTCcttcatatcatctacatacgttAAATTATGTAGCATGATCACTCAACCcttaaatcaaaacataattgtATCAACACCTGCTGGAGATGTAGTTACATGTAGAAAACTTATTGAGAATTGCCCCATCGTTATAAGAGATAGAGTTCTACCGGCAAACTTAACAGGCAAACTTAGCAGTGCTTCAAAT GCTAAACCCGAAGGAGAACATAAGCTAGAAGATATACCTGTAGTGTGCGACTATCCTGACGTTTTTGTCGAGGTCACAATTGGATTGCCGCCTGACCTGGAGATCGATTTCACTATCGATCTGATGCCAGAGACTCAACCCATTCGCAAAGCACCATACCGTATGGCGCTATCTGAATTGAAGGAGCTGAAGAAGCAACTTGAAGACTTGGCAAACCGGGGTTTTATTCACCCTAGCGTCTCACCATGGGGAGTGCCTGTTTTGTTTGTAAGGAAGAAGGATGGATCTTTACGTTTGTCCATTGATTACCGCAAACTGAACCGAGTAACGATCAAGAACAAGTACCCAATGCCGAGGATTGACGATCTCTTTGACCAACTGAAAGAAGCTATAGTCTTCTCTAAAATAGACCTTTGA